From one Leishmania panamensis strain MHOM/PA/94/PSC-1 chromosome 11 sequence genomic stretch:
- a CDS encoding hypothetical protein (TriTrypDB/GeneDB-style sysID: LpmP.11.0960), producing MSAASSSIGHVRGSASSVASTSTEGGFGTGAGGGADTERRPPPRLRYFFECFVPDENASDVQSLCEVWRHMEPLNPFHYRELWCGIDAVDVTSPTPANPVSMKAEPPLGCHAFADGDRVTDGSASKMDDSAVKKEVQDEAQLCSPERAASGALATRVAQNALHRTLRAIGLPDELSSMVLLSARIASGARLTRKQEKILRLRAQRRPAPPRPIRRGAKVFVPTSAVIGGAWENGMPAGSGSAGGGGGLLDVTALGPRAMRLAPTGFTDAAVGVGSAGYSKAPSVVPVIGEFAFDDDDEDEKNFHSSGRSRHAGIKRGRYGVEDDGLDNRDLPLIASGRWGLDGETSGDVGGSTGAATATGAAGGTVMAQGDELEEDNDEEDILSTGMVDDDDDENMGSEDDVQEDGESFGGGDDDDNF from the coding sequence ATGTCAGCAGCGTCTTCATCGATTGGGCATGTAAGGGGGTCAGCGTCGTCAGTGGCATCAACCAGCACAGAAGGTGGATTCGGCACAGgggccggcggcggcgcggatACGGAACGgcgcccaccgccgcggctgcggtACTTCTTCGAATGTTTCGTTCCAGACGAGAACGCCAGTGATGTGCAGTCCTTGTGCGAAGTGTGGCGGCACATGGAGCCGCTCAACCCCTTCCACTACCGTGAGTTGTGGTGTGGTATCGACGCCGTCGATGTCACCTCCCCAACACCCGCCAACCCGGTGTCGATGAAGGCAGAGCCGCCTCTCGGATGCCACGCTTTTGCCGATGGCGACCGCGTCACCGACGGTAGTGCCTCGAAGATGGACGACAGTGCGGTGAAGAAAGAGGTGCAGGATGAGGCGCAGCTATGTTCGCCCGAGCGGGCTGCTAGTGGTGCTCTTGCAACTCGTGTAGCCCAAAATGCACTCCACCGTACGCTGCGCGCCATAGGGCTACCGGACGAGCTCAGCTCCATGGTGCTACTGTCAGCCCGCATCGCTTCCGGCGCGCGTCTTACGCGCAAGCAAGAGAAGATACTTAGACTACGAGCACAGCGCCGACCTGCCCCTCCACGACCAATCCGCCGCGGTGCGAAGGTGTTTGTGCCTACCTCTGCCGTAATCGGTGGTGCATGGGAAAATGGGATGCCTGCAGGGAGCGGGAGCgccggaggtggtggcggtctCCTTGATGTAACAGCACTGGGACCGCGCGCGATGCGTCTGGCTCCCACTGGCTTCACTGACGCAGCGGTCGGTGTCGGCAGCGCAGGGTACTCCAAGGCTCCCTCCGTGGTGCCAGTAATTGGCGAGTTCGCCTTtgatgatgacgacgaggacgagaaaAACTTCCATAGTAGTGGCCGCAGTCGTCATGCCGGTATAAAGCGCGGCCGCTATGGGGTGGAGGATGATGGGCTGGACAACAGGGATCTTCCACTGATCGCCTCTGGTCGCTGGGGTCTAGATGGTGAGACCAGTGGCGATGTGGGTGGCTCAACGGGTGCCGCTACCGCTACTGGCGCGGCAGGTGGTACTGTGATGGCGCAAGGAGACGAgttggaggaggacaacGACGAAGAGGATATTCTCTCCACCGGCATGgtcgacgacgatgacgacgagaATATGGGGAGCGAAGACGACGTGCAAGAGGATGGGGAGAGCtttggcggtggtgacgacGATGATAACTTTTAA
- a CDS encoding hypothetical protein (TriTrypDB/GeneDB-style sysID: LpmP.11.0950) — MAHHCHTNMNALSLDCLSCYEEQRSRMKSIDLNYLQQKSNECIQNRCAPSHLHMNYRCHQAAEAVAQGSTFPRFVRNGSLPARQSELTTRVAAQRNYLAYCRKPLECAGHISAQHHSKPPSAVPLQQRSMDSVLFDEERFHEDTVFVNGEPVRVSKGYQSEHAFYGLDSPTAAILDAVSAANADHVGKSNAVFSLGAVRKGTPESRQQSITASRVAEGRRQISGLSGTSKEQHTIGSASSERYCDYLSSSGRHYRVFHLHKRQLPPIEERKKAEGLSLYAKGAKEVTGTEKARNSESVEGDSEIRGLCEQSKDQVAARCYNSGRKSAENDKSLLPVRRGRIAKPYKLHEALEDARSKHTTPRRPGAASHQNKSATKSTYRSCGRSLTPMSPVNYVPCESSAPLLLFPSRKPLEDIVDTCAGCRDCGGALAGIKRRLRSHGHRDAAHGDRAERRLPPIGGGQGSHPVPPPAPHCQGRARDEHRHRYQSHEGGRRATKGRKRRSNVLSDFNEHCPSLFDSALCVCVSISSSIDRASDTSDCVVVDKQQRRGAAQHGRVRSASPLILADGDEGHDSFDSTYSCSSDRDTDWEDADSTSSLSSSASLSSSELSSTSTRRVEMRRPRICVCRRSRRHSAHSPPSVSLKGRRLGSRGSESNRRERHSEGNRQNTRRPVSSSYLPSSSSADCGLDGGPGNSLALPRVDHTKKRRCDSPIRPPSVRAVLPAHPPGILPPLMEEVLPSTRYATSSATPLAQTTGATPSCASPVAPPQRTEQGTTGKREQSHGAVDPTRRAYQEMPMSPLQVTHFRDLTTPSVASSGPVCASLQVSGINTGSAPPEQQSGRAERSRPSPATEPLDLDYITEHVLQVVQSRLAGTGRARDTERVGSQRARGRKDDAGEALRKRECARQMDVEVAAKRAAEQSQLRDLLQEAQQEALYVRAEQLPLSGLTASLQVALVYVTRLTGRDDGPDGNTSPLGRMYTAAERDGSSSMVIGTPNSSTLVYGAAEHNAVMQARGGTGASSENNVGDMAAAVYGSHAAFLPDSTIDAVTLQRLIAELRQRRQRHEVGQRLQQQRAEEVEANALEAARQQQCKREVDELVASERQARASLHEAEESALDGVLVIAASSLGEVVERMVAVQHRALLSFCEEEFNKRTSIIASEEAEAADFWEVATDLWQAAAEDEKALEEEERQRLVEEAMAAAAWREEKNAEAERLQAEVRRMEADAVAAQIRKMGGEGNLYTTGSADQLRVATKKVVLSNLIPGQLLSIQGGKSIESGGKIRLVGDPHVAAVEARARERRRMDRLRQHRLLSALPLHPEANKVNDSVGSRLSSRQPSTVRMGINGSAVSAPKPLSRASSRGLRVSSSYQLSLDESGRVGVQSPSQGRLQSQSNFEFDGDIDLHVYGRKVGTPFERHSRASTPASARGALLHGGGFSAATPYKRRAGEGGARDVQHAHLAV; from the coding sequence ATGGCGCATCACTGCCACACTAATATGAACGCCCTCAGTCTTGACTGTTTAAGTTGCTATGAGGAGCAGCGGTCCAGGATGAAGTCCATTGATTTGAATTACTTACAACAGAAGTCAAACGAGTGCATCCAGAATCGGTGCGCTCCATCTCACTTGCACATGAACTACAGGTGCCACCAGGCTGCCGAGGCTGTTGCTCAAGGCAGTACCTTTCCCCGTTTTGTGCGGAACGGATCGTTGCCGGCACGTCAAAGCGAGCTAACCACTCGAGTtgcagcacagagaaacTACCTCGCCTACTGTAGGAAGCCCCTGGAGTGCGCCGGGCATATTTCTGCGCAACATCATTCCAAGCCCCCTTCAGCTGTGCCCTTGCAACAGAGAAGCATGGATTCCGTGCTTTTCGATGAGGAGCGCTTCCATGAGGATACAGTTTTCGTTAACGGGGAGCCAGTTCGAGTAAGCAAGGGGTATCAGAGCGAACATGCCTTCTACGGTTTAGACTCTCCTACCGCCGCCATCCTAGATGCTGTGTCGGCCGCAAATGCAGACCATGTTGGTAAATCGAATGCCGTATTTTCCTTAGGAGCAGTACGAAAAGGTACGCCTGAGTCTCGGCAGCAAAGTATCACTGCCAGTCGTGTTGCTGAAGGCAGGAGGCAAATCTCTGGACTCAGTGGAACATCCAAAGAGCAGCATACAATAGGTAGTGCTTCCTCTGAGAGATACTGTGACTACCTTTCTTCGTCTGGACGACACTACCGTGTTTTTCATCTCCATAAGCGGCAACTTCCACCTAtcgaggagagaaagaaagctGAGGGCTTGTCATTGTATGCAAAGGGCGCGAAAGAAGTGACAGGGACTGAAAAGGCAAGGAATAGCGAATCGGTTGAAGGTGATAGTGAGATAAGGGGCTTATGCGAGCAGAGCAAAGACCAAGTAGCAGCACGCTGCTACAACAGCGGACGGAAGTCCGCAGAAAATGACAAGTCGCTGTTACCCGTGCGAAGAGGGCGAATAGCAAAGCCGTACAAACTACACGAAGCTTTGGAAGATGCACGAAGCAAGCACACCACACCTCGGCGGCCCGGCGCTGCCTCGCATCAGAACAAGAGTGCCACAAAATCCACATACAGAAGCTGTGGACGTAGTTTGACTCCTATGTCTCCAGTAAACTATGTGCCATGTGAGTCATcagcgccgttgctgctttTTCCCTCAAGGAAGCCACTTGAGGACATCGTGGACACGTGCGCAGGCTGTCGTGATTGTGGTGGCGCTTTGGCAGGCATCAAGCGCCGCCTGCGTTCCCATGGCCATcgcgatgcggcgcacgGCGACAGAGCAGAGCGTCGGCTTCCTCCAATCGGAGGGGGCCAAGGGTCCCATCCAGTACCCCCGCCGGCTCCACATTGCCAAGGTCGTGCTCGTGATGAGCACCGGCATCGGTATCAAAGTCACGAAGGCGGGAGACGTGCCacgaaaggaagaaaaagacgTAGTAACGTGCTTTCCGACTTCAATGAGCATTGCCCATCGCTTTTTGACTCTgccctttgtgtgtgcgtttctATCTCAAGTAGCATCGATAGGGCAAGTGACACGTCGGActgtgtggtggtggataagcagcagcggaggggcGCTGCACAGCACGGACGCGTGCGAAGCGCGTCACCGCTCATTTTGGCGGACGGTGACGAGGGCCACGACTCGTTTGACAGCACATACAGCTGCTCGAGTGACAGAGACACGGACTGGGAGGACGCGGACTCGACTTCATCTCTctcgtcgtcggcgtcgctgtcATCTTCGGAGCTGAGTTCAACTTCAACACGGAGGGTGGAAATGCGGAGGCCTCGAATCTGCGTCTGTCGCCGAAGTCGTCGTCACAGCGCTCACTCGCCTCCGTCTGTATCGCTCAAAGGGAGAAGGTTGGGCTCGAGGGGCTCTGAATCAAATCGTCGCGAAAGGCATAGTGAGGGCAACAGGCAAAACACGAGGAGGCCCGTCTCGTCGTCATACTTGCCGAGCTCGTCAAGCGCCGATTGTGGCTTAGACGGAGGCCCCGGCAACTCCCTGGCGCTCCCCCGCGTAGATCACACGAAAAAGAGACGATGCGACTCACCTATTCGCCCGCCCAGTGTCCGAGCGGTTCTTCCAGCTCACCCGCCAGGGATACTGCCACCTTTGATGGAGGAAGTGCTGCCAAGTACACGCTATGCCACTTCCTCGGCAACGCCGCTGGCACAGACGACTGGCGCCACTCCCAGCTGCGCGAGTCCGGTCGCCCCGCCACAGCGCACAGAGCAGGGCACGACTGGTAAAAGAGAGCAGTCCCATGGCGCGGTAGACCCAACTCGGCGCGCGTACCAGGAGATGCCTATGTCGCCTCTACAGGTGACCCACTTCCGTGACTTGACAACTCCATCTGTTGCGTCATCTGGCCCTGTCTGCGCGTCACTACAGGTGAGTGGCATCAACACGGGGAGCGCACCCCCAGAGCAGCAGTCTGGTAGGGCGGAGAGGTCAAGGCCATCACCCGCAACGGAGCCGCTGGACTTGGACTACATTACAGAACATGTGTTGCAGGTAGTTCAGAGCCGTTTGGCTGGCACAGGTCGCGCGCGCGACACTGAGCGGGTTGGCTCGCAGCGCGCTAGGGGACGCAAGGATGACGCTGGGGAAGCGCTGCGTAAGCGCGAGTGTGCTCGTCAGATGGATGTGGAAGTGGCGGCAAAGCGGGCGGCAGAGCAATCGCAGCTACGAGACCTTCTTCAAGAGGCCCAGCAAGAGGCACTTTACGTGCgggcagagcagctgcccTTAAGTGGTCTAACGGCCTCGTTGCAAGTTGCACTCGTGTACGTCACCCGCCTTACAGGACGTGACGACGGCCCCGACGGTAACACGTCGCCGCTTGGCCGAATGTACACAGCTGCAGAGAGGGACGGCAGCTCGTCAATGGTGATTGGGACGCCAAACTCGAGCACCCTAGTTTATGGCGCAGCTGAGCACAATGCAGTGATGCAAGCACGTGGAGGCACTGGTGCTTCTAGTGAGAACAACGTCGGAGATATGGCTGCAGCTGTCTACGGCAGTCACGCAGCATTTTTGCCTGACTCGACCATTGATgcggtgacgctgcagcgactgatTGCAGAGCTGCGCCAACGACGCCAGAGGCACGAAGTCgggcagcgcctccagcaacAGAGGGCTGAGGAGGTAGAGGCCAATGCGCTGGAGGCAGCTCGGCAACAGCAGTGCAAGCGAGAGGTCGACGAGCTTGTAGCCAGCGAGCGACAGGCCCGTGCCAGTTTGCACGAGGCTGAGGAAAGTGCGTTGGACGGGGTGCTTGTCATTGCTGCTTCCTCTCTAGGCGAGGTCGTCGAGCGAATGGTGGCCGTCCAGCACAGGGCCCTCCTTTCATTCTGCGAGGAGGAGTTCAACAAGCGCACGAGCATCATCGCAAGCGAGGAGGCAGAAGCAGCCGATTTCTGGGAGGTCGCCACAGATCTCTGGCAAGCTGCCGCCGAAGATGAGAAGGCACtagaggaagaagagcggcagcggctggtggaggaggcgatggcagccgcggcgTGGCGCGAGGAGAAAAACGCGGAGGCAGAAAGACTGCAGGCGGAGGTGCGGCGCATGGAGGCGGACGCTGTGGCCGCTCAGATTCGCAAGATGGGCGGCGAGGGGAACCTGTACACCACTGGCAGCGCCGACCAGCTCAGGGTTGCTACAAAGAAGGTTGTGCTGTCTAACCTTATTCCCGGTCAGCTGCTTTCCATCCAGGGAGGCAAGTCCATCGAAAGTGGCGGCAAGATCCGCCTTGTAGGCGACCCACACGTCGCAGCCGTCGAGGCGCGTGCACgggagcgccgccgcatgGATCGTCTGCGCCAGCATCGGCTTCTCTCTGCTTTGCCACTGCACCCTGAGGCGAATAAGGTCAACGACTCAGTTGGTAGCCGTCTTTCCAGCCGTCAGCCTTCGACAGTGCGCATGGGTAtcaacggcagcgccgtcagtgCACCGAAGCCGCTTAGCCGAGCCTCATCGCGCGGTTTGCGAGTATCGTCGTCGTACCAGCTATCATTGGACGAGAGTGGTCGAGTCGGTGTGCAGTCGCCAAGCCAAGGCCGACTGCAGAGTCAGTCAAATTTCGAGTTTGACGGCGATATCGACTTGCACGTCTACGGACGCAAAGTTGGGACTCCGTTTGAGAGGCACAGCCGCGCCTCTACGCCGGCCTCCGCGCGAGGAGCTCTCCTTCATGGCGGTGGTTtcagcgctgccacgccaTACAAGAGGCGGGCAGGCGAGGGGGGTGCTAGGGACGTACAACATGCGCACCTCGCAGTTTGA
- a CDS encoding hypothetical protein (TriTrypDB/GeneDB-style sysID: LpmP.11.0940) — protein MVFDVNGDFVENEQQFNEAARKSINLTIKLQNTSGMSELIARVLEDDDRRASGAISASGLDFDELLRTTPRFNFLSSDHPLFRRYNKRLFQQRQAAALIAQRTAEAELQRQIEIKERLRKALEEETALQAKKEQEKAERQRMISAQEPARFVPEEPFLKIIKDESAFGQVERELKKPELAAEPKVDIKAEVGLSEAITNSATCTSATPSNDAAATLSAEELLVLVGVPTEKIETETPALEDLAEAIALPPSENTATYITLPAEEYTLCSGERVVSIIKKRTGPIPAPPPGKPPVINKAAASRLNESVKRAKPAKKIARNYTPSDEQQYKRQQCSRSPRSRRRSERDHSSKEHSRRHRRDEAPSYRHHKTSRDSKYRR, from the coding sequence ATGGTATTTGACGTAAATGGTGATTTTGTTGAAAATGAACAGCAGTTCAATGAGGCAGCACGCAAAAGTATTAATCTCACAATCAAGCTGCAGAACACATCCGGTATGTCAGAGCTTATTGCACGAGTATTGGAGGATGACGATCGGCGCGCCAGCGGTGCGATTTCGGCATCTGGTCTCGATTTTGACGAGCTTCTACGCACAACACCGCGCTTCAATTTCCTTTCCAGTGACCATCCACTTTTTCGCCGGTACAACAAGCGACTtttccagcagcgccaagctGCGGCGCTGATTGCGCAAAGAactgcggaggcggagcttCAGCGCCAAATCGAAATCAAGGAGCGTCTTAGGAAGGCTTTAGAAGAGGAAACTGCTCTACAAGCGAAAAAGGAacaggagaaggcggagcgcCAGCGCATGATATCAGCACAGGAGCCAGCGCGGTTCGTGCCCGAGGAGCCTTTTCTGAAAATTATCAAAGACGAGAGTGCTTTTGGTCAAGTAGAGCGAGAACTTAAGAAGCCCGAACTCGCCGCTGAGCCAAAGGTAGATATCAAAGCAGAAGTTGGCCTTTCAGAGGCTATCACCAATAGTGCTACTTGCACATCAGCGACGCCGTCAAACGATGCAGCCGCAACGCTCTCAGCAGAAGAGCTGCTAGTACTTGTTGGAGTGCCTACCGAGAAAATTGAAACTGAGACACCTGCCTTGGAGGACCTTGCAGAGGCAATTGCACTGCCTCCATCGGAAAATACAGCTACGTACATTACTCTCCCAGCAGAGGAGTACACTCTTTGCTCTGGTGAGCGTGTAGTCAGTATTATCAAGAAGCGCACTGGCCCAATtcccgcaccaccacccggAAAGCCGCCTGTTATTAATAAAGCTGCTGCTAGCCGTCTCAATGAATCAGTGAAAAGAGCAAAACCAGCTAAGAAAATAGCGCGCAACTACACGCCTTCCGATGAACAGCAATACAAGAGACAGCAGTGTTCGCGATCACCGCGCTCGCGGCGGAGGAGTGAGAGGGATCACTCGTCGAAGGAGCATTCACGCCGTCATCGACGTGATGAGGCGCCTTCATACCGTCATCACAAAACCTCGCGCGACTCCAAATACCGGCGCTAG
- a CDS encoding 40S ribosomal protein S5 (TriTrypDB/GeneDB-style sysID: LpmP.11.0970), with protein sequence MSSKTPKLFNKWSFEGLQTSELALRDHISTTAAYVPHTSGRWQKRRFHKVRMPIVERLANGLMFKGRGNGRKLQAARLLKHTLEIIHLLTDENPLQVVVDAVSKGAPREDSTRVGSGGVVRRQAVDVSPMRRVNEAIYQMCKGAREAAFRNLKSMPECLADEIVNASKGSSNSYAIKKKDEVERVAKANR encoded by the coding sequence ATGAGCAGCAAGACTCCCAAGCTCTTCAACAAGTGGTCGTTCGAGGGCCTCCAGACGTCGGAGCTGGCCCTCCGTGACCACATCTCGACCACGGCCGCGTATGTGCCGCACACGTCTGGCCGTTGGCAGAAGCGCCGCTTCCACAAGGTCCGCATGCCGATTGTTGAGCGCCTGGCCAACGGCCTCATGTTCAAGGGCCGCGGCAACGGTCGCAAGCTGCAGGCTGCGCGTCTGCTGAAGCACACACTGGAGATCATCCACCTGCTGACAGACGAGAACCCCCTGCAGGTTGTGGTGGACGCCGTCTCGAAGGGTGCGCCGCGTGAGGACTCGACCCGCGTCGGCTCCGGTGGTGTTGTGCGCCGCCAGGCTGTGGACGTGTCGCCGATGCGCCGGGTGAACGAGGCGATCTATCAGATGTGCAAGGGTGCGCGCGAAGCTGCCTTCCGCAATCTGAAGTCGATGCCGGAGTGCCTCGCGGACGAGATCGTGAACGCGTCTAAGGGTAGCTCGAACTCGTATGCCATCAAGAAGAAGGATGAGGTGGAGCGTGTGGCCAAGGCTAACCGGTAA